One window from the genome of Pseudoalteromonas sp. '520P1 No. 423' encodes:
- the prpC gene encoding 2-methylcitrate synthase — MSDKKLSGAGLRGQSAGETALCTVGKSGSGLTYCGYDVSDLADNATFEEVAYLLFNGELPNEGQLAAYKTQLMQMRDLPDSLKKVLQLIPADAHPMDVMRTGASFLGNLEPETDFSQQQMASNRLLAAFPAIMCYWYRFSHDGVEIDCVTDEDSLGGHFLKLLHGETPSEQHRKVMDVSLILYAEHEFNASTFTARVCASTLSDMFSCVTGAIGSLRGPLHGGANEAAMDMIQKFSSPADAKEKMAGMLARKEKIMGFGHAIYRESDPRNVIIKKWSKKLAQENGDTSLYDISVACEEFMWDSKKLFCNADFFHASAYHFMGIPTKLFTPIFVCSRLTGWAAHVMEQRANNRIIRPSADYTGSEPRKVTPIATR; from the coding sequence ATGAGTGATAAGAAACTAAGCGGTGCAGGACTACGTGGTCAAAGTGCAGGCGAAACAGCATTATGTACAGTAGGTAAATCAGGTTCTGGCTTAACATACTGTGGTTACGATGTATCTGACTTAGCTGATAACGCAACTTTTGAAGAAGTGGCTTACTTATTATTTAACGGCGAATTACCAAACGAAGGTCAATTGGCTGCATATAAAACGCAATTAATGCAAATGCGTGATTTACCAGATTCACTTAAAAAGGTATTACAACTAATTCCTGCTGATGCACATCCAATGGATGTAATGCGTACAGGTGCATCATTTTTAGGTAACTTAGAGCCTGAAACTGATTTTTCACAACAACAAATGGCCTCTAATCGTTTGTTAGCCGCTTTCCCTGCAATCATGTGTTATTGGTACCGTTTCTCACATGATGGTGTTGAAATTGATTGTGTAACAGATGAAGATTCTTTAGGCGGTCATTTCCTTAAATTGCTTCATGGTGAAACGCCATCTGAGCAACATCGCAAGGTAATGGATGTATCTTTAATTCTTTATGCTGAGCATGAATTTAATGCTTCTACATTTACAGCACGTGTTTGTGCGTCAACTTTATCTGACATGTTCTCTTGTGTAACAGGTGCTATTGGTTCATTACGTGGTCCATTACACGGTGGTGCTAATGAAGCTGCAATGGATATGATCCAGAAGTTCAGCTCACCTGCTGATGCAAAAGAAAAAATGGCAGGCATGTTAGCACGTAAAGAAAAAATAATGGGATTTGGTCATGCGATTTATCGCGAATCAGATCCACGTAACGTGATCATCAAAAAGTGGTCAAAGAAACTAGCACAAGAGAATGGCGATACTTCACTTTACGATATCTCTGTGGCTTGTGAAGAGTTTATGTGGGATAGCAAAAAATTATTCTGTAATGCTGATTTCTTCCATGCATCTGCATATCATTTTATGGGTATTCCAACTAAGTTATTTACGCCAATCTTTGTATGTTCACGCTTAACCGGTTGGGCTGCGCATGTAATGGAGCAACGTGCTAATAATCGTATAATTCGCCCTAGTGCCGATTATACGGGAAGTGAGCCACGTAAAGTAACACCAATCGCAACACGCTAA
- the prpB gene encoding methylisocitrate lyase, whose translation MSAGLKFRQALKANAPLQIVGTINAYCAMMAKQLGHQAIYLSGGGVANASYGLPDLGMTSLNDVIVDVQRITAACDLPLMVDIDTGWGGAFNIAKTIRDMEKAGAAAVHMEDQVAQKRCGHRPNKEIVSTEEMVDRIKAAVDARVDPDFFIMARTDSFAQEGLEAAIERAKAYVAAGADGIFAEAIKTQEHYRAFSEALDVPILANITEFGQTELWNKEQLGQWGVDMVLYPLSAFRAMNKAAELVYKTLLTDGDQKAVVDNMQTRMDLYDYLGYHDYEQKLDALFSEGKNK comes from the coding sequence ATGTCAGCAGGATTAAAATTTAGACAAGCATTAAAAGCTAATGCACCACTTCAAATTGTAGGCACTATCAATGCATATTGCGCCATGATGGCAAAACAATTAGGTCATCAAGCTATTTATTTATCAGGTGGCGGTGTTGCAAATGCTTCATACGGTTTACCAGATTTAGGCATGACCTCATTAAATGATGTGATTGTTGATGTACAACGAATAACTGCTGCGTGTGATTTACCGCTTATGGTAGATATAGATACAGGTTGGGGCGGTGCTTTTAATATTGCAAAAACAATCCGTGATATGGAAAAAGCAGGTGCAGCAGCAGTACATATGGAAGATCAAGTAGCGCAAAAGCGGTGTGGTCATAGACCTAATAAAGAAATCGTTTCAACTGAAGAAATGGTTGACCGTATTAAAGCAGCAGTTGATGCCCGCGTTGACCCTGATTTTTTCATTATGGCACGCACCGATTCATTTGCCCAAGAAGGTTTAGAAGCTGCAATTGAACGCGCTAAAGCGTATGTTGCTGCAGGTGCCGACGGTATTTTTGCAGAAGCGATTAAAACGCAAGAGCATTACCGTGCATTTTCTGAAGCCTTAGATGTGCCAATTCTTGCAAATATTACTGAATTTGGTCAAACAGAATTATGGAACAAAGAACAGCTAGGCCAGTGGGGTGTTGATATGGTGCTTTACCCATTATCTGCATTTAGAGCAATGAATAAAGCGGCTGAATTAGTTTATAAAACATTATTAACAGATGGCGACCAAAAAGCGGTTGTTGATAATATGCAAACACGCATGGATTTATACGATTACCTTGGTTACCACGATTACGAACAAAAATTAGATGCCTTATTCAGTGAAGGTAAAAATAAATAA
- a CDS encoding GntR family transcriptional regulator, giving the protein MEVINTIKTASDQVFVDIRQAIVEGDIAQGSKISEAELAKHHGVSRATLREALNRLESCHLVERKANIGCRVVALTPDKLLEVYQVRTALEGLACRLAAENMTMTEINEVKALLNQHLSTQKVKQGESYYQEEGDLDFHYRIIKGSKNSHLIHLLCNELYQLIRMFRVQMGMNGPRVSKAFDEHFAIINAIESKDGELAELLMKRHIGASGANIKSRFNLETVPA; this is encoded by the coding sequence TTGGAAGTTATAAACACAATAAAAACCGCATCAGATCAAGTTTTTGTCGACATTCGTCAAGCGATTGTTGAAGGTGATATTGCGCAAGGTAGCAAAATATCTGAAGCAGAATTAGCTAAACATCATGGTGTTAGCCGTGCAACCTTACGTGAAGCATTAAATCGTCTAGAAAGTTGTCACCTTGTTGAACGTAAAGCCAACATCGGGTGTCGTGTAGTTGCATTAACTCCAGATAAGCTACTTGAAGTATATCAAGTAAGAACGGCACTTGAAGGTTTAGCTTGTAGGCTTGCTGCTGAAAATATGACGATGACTGAGATCAATGAAGTAAAAGCATTGCTCAATCAGCATTTGTCTACTCAAAAAGTGAAACAAGGTGAGTCTTACTATCAAGAAGAAGGCGACCTAGATTTTCACTATCGGATTATCAAAGGCAGTAAAAATAGTCACTTAATTCATTTGTTATGTAATGAACTTTATCAGTTGATCCGTATGTTTCGAGTACAAATGGGCATGAATGGACCTCGAGTATCTAAAGCGTTTGATGAGCATTTTGCGATAATAAATGCCATTGAAAGTAAAGATGGTGAGTTAGCTGAGCTATTAATGAAAAGACATATAGGCGCATCGGGTGCAAATATTAAATCACGATTTAATTTAGAAACCGTACCAGCTTAA
- a CDS encoding serine hydrolase, giving the protein MNWLIFIIALCFTHKALAHGMAEKTKQASILRNVKYIDTTINQLMKQYEVPGASISVVKDRKIFWSQSYGIKDANTQIKVNKQTMFQAASISKPITAMATLKLSKNNFININQPVNKYLKSWEIPSNYQSDSSSVLVKQLLNHTSGLSVHGFAGYNSKEEIPSLIEVLDGSRYFQRLFGLKNVNYSPIEVKTPPGKEYKYSGGGYSVLQQVLVDVTGNDFEALMHKNIFSILEMSNSTYQQPVTGKLTAQLASGHIDLDEAVDGNYHIYPE; this is encoded by the coding sequence ATGAATTGGCTAATTTTTATAATTGCTTTATGTTTTACGCATAAAGCTTTAGCACATGGTATGGCTGAGAAAACAAAGCAAGCTTCAATACTTCGTAATGTTAAATACATAGATACCACAATTAATCAGCTAATGAAGCAATATGAAGTACCAGGTGCGAGTATTTCAGTTGTAAAAGATAGGAAAATATTCTGGAGTCAATCTTACGGTATTAAAGATGCAAATACACAAATAAAAGTTAATAAGCAAACTATGTTTCAAGCTGCTTCAATTAGCAAACCTATTACTGCCATGGCGACCTTAAAACTTTCCAAAAATAACTTTATTAATATTAATCAACCCGTTAATAAATATTTAAAAAGCTGGGAAATTCCTAGCAATTATCAGTCTGATAGCAGTTCAGTGTTAGTAAAGCAATTATTAAATCATACTAGTGGTTTATCAGTGCATGGCTTTGCTGGTTATAACAGCAAGGAAGAAATCCCTTCCTTGATTGAAGTGCTTGATGGTTCACGTTATTTTCAGCGTTTATTTGGTTTAAAGAATGTGAATTATTCACCAATAGAAGTAAAAACACCACCAGGCAAGGAATACAAATATTCAGGTGGTGGGTATAGCGTGTTACAGCAAGTGTTAGTTGATGTAACTGGCAATGATTTTGAAGCTTTAATGCATAAGAATATTTTTTCAATATTGGAAATGAGCAATAGTACTTACCAACAACCAGTTACAGGTAAACTAACTGCACAACTAGCCTCTGGACATATAGATCTAGATGAGGCTGTTGATGGTAATTATCATATATATCCAGAATAA
- a CDS encoding nucleoside recognition domain-containing protein, producing the protein MLNRIWLSFFIIAFFSAMATWIGGDGLVFERMVDALFKMGKVSVDIAIGLIGALCFWLGIMKIAEKAGMVDTLAKGLSPLFSKLMPEVPKNHPAFGSITMNLSANLLGLDNAATPLGIKAMHDLQIINPKKDTASNAQILFLVLNTSSVTLFPIAVFVYRAQQGAASPTDIFIPILIATFSSTIVGLMTVAWVQKIKLTNLVVMAYLGGLFAVLGSLIVYFSTLATDVLSHQSAVLSNFLIFSFVLLCLSWAFYKKHNVYELFIEGAKQGFEFSISLIPYLLAMLCAIGVFRASGALDIVLDWMRQIVIIFNGDTRFVDAMPTAFMKPLSGSGARAMMLETMNTHGADSFAGRLASTIQGSTETTFYVLAVYFGAVGIKHTRHAVACGLIADLAGIVTAIGVCYWFFG; encoded by the coding sequence ATGCTCAACCGAATATGGTTATCTTTTTTCATCATCGCTTTTTTTTCTGCTATGGCTACATGGATAGGTGGTGATGGTTTAGTGTTTGAGCGTATGGTTGATGCATTATTTAAAATGGGTAAGGTGTCTGTTGATATCGCCATAGGACTAATAGGCGCTTTATGTTTTTGGCTTGGTATTATGAAAATTGCTGAAAAAGCGGGCATGGTAGATACATTGGCAAAAGGCCTATCTCCTTTATTTAGTAAATTAATGCCAGAAGTACCTAAGAATCATCCTGCTTTTGGTTCTATTACTATGAATTTAAGCGCTAATCTTTTAGGGCTTGATAATGCAGCAACACCCCTTGGTATAAAAGCCATGCATGACTTACAAATTATTAATCCAAAAAAAGATACCGCTAGCAATGCGCAAATTTTATTTTTAGTACTTAATACCAGCTCAGTGACTTTATTTCCGATTGCCGTATTTGTTTACCGTGCACAGCAAGGAGCTGCAAGTCCAACTGATATATTTATACCTATTTTAATTGCCACATTTAGCTCTACCATTGTCGGTTTAATGACTGTTGCTTGGGTACAAAAAATAAAATTAACTAACTTAGTTGTGATGGCTTATTTAGGCGGGTTATTTGCTGTTTTAGGCAGCTTGATTGTTTATTTCTCTACATTAGCAACTGATGTATTAAGTCATCAATCAGCAGTATTGAGTAACTTTTTAATTTTTAGCTTTGTTTTATTGTGTTTATCTTGGGCTTTTTATAAAAAACATAATGTATATGAGTTATTTATTGAGGGGGCTAAACAAGGTTTTGAATTCTCAATATCTTTAATTCCATATCTACTGGCAATGTTATGCGCCATAGGCGTTTTCCGTGCCAGTGGCGCGTTAGATATCGTACTAGATTGGATGCGCCAAATTGTAATTATATTTAATGGTGATACCCGTTTTGTAGATGCCATGCCTACAGCTTTTATGAAACCATTAAGTGGCTCTGGAGCAAGAGCCATGATGTTAGAGACTATGAATACCCACGGGGCAGATTCATTTGCAGGACGTTTAGCTTCAACCATACAAGGCTCTACAGAAACCACATTTTATGTCTTAGCCGTTTATTTTGGTGCGGTTGGCATTAAACATACACGCCATGCGGTAGCGTGTGGCTTAATCGCGGATTTAGCAGGTATCGTTACCGCAATAGGCGTGTGTTATTGGTTTTTTGGTTAA
- the rsmF gene encoding 16S rRNA (cytosine(1407)-C(5))-methyltransferase RsmF, translating into MNQNTYIPQAFIDDVKSYIPEHLCIDDYIAKCKQPLRRSIRVNTLKMSIERFKSIAESKNWKLDPVPWCKEGFWLSRPIDEEQNLSIGNTDLHLSGAIYVQEASSMLPPTALLENGEFNAAIALDMASAPGSKTSQIAGYMKGDGILVANEFSSSRLKVLSANIKRLGIANVALSHFDAAIFGPYMNECFDSILLDAPCSGEGTVRKDADALKNWSLESNIEIANVQKQLIESAFYALKTGGTLVYSTCTLTPIENQAVCEHVLSLFKGLIEVVPLDHLFEGAQQAITPEGYLHIWPQTFDCEGFFIAKFKKIAHQAPKELKVKKGGFPFSEFDNKSEQAFYNSLNKQFGIKSLPGTLMQRDKELWLFPQAFSEIANKIKYARIGINIGTLHKNGVRLNHEFATCFGDLATKNTFELSDLQANDYFGGKDIKLEQLSTEKGELLLTLCGTSVGLGKWMKNKIKNSLPRDLVRDNQLITWGKAIK; encoded by the coding sequence GTGAATCAAAATACCTATATTCCACAAGCATTTATTGATGATGTAAAAAGCTATATTCCTGAACATCTTTGCATAGATGATTACATTGCTAAATGTAAACAACCTCTACGCCGCTCTATTCGTGTTAATACCCTTAAAATGTCTATTGAAAGATTTAAAAGTATTGCAGAATCAAAAAACTGGAAACTAGATCCTGTACCTTGGTGTAAAGAAGGGTTTTGGTTATCGCGTCCAATTGACGAAGAACAGAATTTATCTATCGGCAATACCGACTTACATTTAAGCGGTGCAATATATGTGCAAGAAGCAAGCTCAATGTTACCACCTACTGCTTTATTAGAAAATGGGGAGTTTAATGCTGCTATCGCATTAGATATGGCTTCGGCACCAGGTTCTAAAACATCTCAAATTGCCGGATATATGAAAGGCGATGGCATTTTAGTTGCCAATGAATTTTCATCTTCGCGTCTTAAAGTATTAAGTGCCAATATAAAACGGTTAGGTATTGCTAATGTCGCATTATCTCATTTTGATGCTGCTATATTTGGCCCATATATGAACGAATGTTTTGATTCAATATTATTAGATGCACCATGCTCTGGTGAAGGTACCGTTAGAAAGGATGCCGATGCACTTAAAAATTGGTCACTAGAATCAAATATAGAAATTGCTAATGTACAAAAGCAACTTATTGAAAGTGCTTTTTATGCGTTAAAAACGGGCGGTACATTAGTTTATTCAACTTGTACTTTAACGCCAATTGAAAACCAAGCGGTTTGTGAACATGTTTTATCACTGTTTAAAGGTTTAATTGAAGTCGTGCCACTTGATCACTTATTTGAAGGCGCACAACAAGCAATAACACCAGAAGGTTATTTACATATTTGGCCGCAAACTTTCGATTGTGAAGGTTTTTTTATCGCTAAATTTAAGAAAATAGCACATCAAGCCCCTAAAGAGCTCAAAGTTAAAAAAGGGGGTTTCCCTTTTTCTGAATTTGATAATAAATCTGAACAGGCTTTTTATAACAGCCTTAATAAACAATTTGGTATTAAATCATTGCCTGGTACTTTAATGCAAAGAGATAAAGAGCTATGGCTATTTCCTCAAGCTTTCAGTGAAATTGCAAATAAGATTAAATATGCGCGTATAGGTATTAATATTGGTACATTGCATAAAAATGGTGTGCGCTTAAATCATGAATTTGCAACTTGCTTTGGTGATTTGGCCACTAAAAACACCTTTGAACTATCAGATCTACAGGCAAATGATTACTTTGGCGGTAAAGATATCAAATTAGAACAATTATCTACTGAAAAAGGTGAGTTGTTATTAACCTTATGCGGCACAAGTGTTGGTTTAGGTAAGTGGATGAAGAATAAAATAAAGAATAGCTTACCCCGTGATCTGGTAAGGGATAACCAGTTAATAACTTGGGGTAAAGCTATTAAATAG
- a CDS encoding alkaline phosphatase D family protein codes for MLPFLIAGPMVRLATPETVCIWLATSNANACDISLVNQQHETKEDILQLGEHLFVRLIHITAKETPFPTDELIKYQLNTSEKIDLSMFCYDGCNLPAFVVPNKIDSLLHGSCRNPHHPSEDALISADNYQDTQRNQGEIGAQLLLLSGDQVYADDVAGVTLQAIYQLIDTLGIFKEISLNIDLPDDINEQLYQRAQKLPVTAWQDRSKRTLGYWFKKDLEHFTSAKSENHLIGFEEFVAMYLLCYSKQAWQCINIDLLTFTSSEAKIQKCFDDEKSALLKFVAGLHHSQRLYANMSCLMMFDDHDVTDDWNLTANWEQNVYQDPVSRRIVANGLISYWIFQGWGNDAGKKSGFFKDLMLDSKIEKQWHFENLDKEIFNFSYWHFEVPCEPKLVVLDTRTHRWRNEHNFDEPSGLLDWEQLTHLEQNLIGEEGVILMSPAPVFGVKSIEAIQSLFNICGHPLLVDVENWMAHEGAARKLMNTFRRADTPVETLILSGDVHYSFCYSVQARFSQRDNRIWQLTASGIKNEFPTKLLAVLDTLDTWFYGAKSPLNFFTKRWQMKVSRHPVAHNDKKHLMSLSGISLIKLDQGKLASYQILHGNGEITDFEL; via the coding sequence ATGCTGCCATTTTTAATTGCAGGGCCAATGGTGAGGCTTGCAACGCCTGAGACAGTTTGTATTTGGTTGGCCACTTCCAACGCAAATGCGTGTGATATTAGCTTGGTCAACCAACAACATGAAACCAAAGAAGATATACTGCAATTAGGTGAACATTTGTTTGTTCGCTTAATTCATATTACTGCAAAAGAAACGCCTTTTCCAACTGACGAATTAATTAAATATCAGCTAAATACCAGTGAGAAAATTGATTTAAGCATGTTTTGTTATGATGGCTGTAATTTACCTGCGTTTGTAGTTCCTAACAAAATAGACAGTTTATTACATGGTTCTTGTAGAAATCCACATCATCCAAGTGAAGACGCATTAATTAGTGCGGATAACTATCAAGACACACAACGAAATCAAGGGGAAATAGGCGCTCAGCTTTTATTGTTATCTGGTGACCAAGTTTATGCAGATGATGTCGCTGGTGTGACGTTACAAGCAATTTATCAGCTGATAGATACTTTAGGTATATTCAAAGAAATATCACTTAATATTGATTTACCAGATGATATCAATGAGCAGTTGTACCAAAGAGCACAAAAATTGCCAGTTACAGCTTGGCAAGATAGATCCAAACGCACTTTAGGCTACTGGTTTAAAAAAGATTTAGAGCATTTCACCAGTGCGAAGTCAGAAAACCATTTAATAGGTTTTGAAGAATTTGTCGCTATGTATTTACTGTGTTATAGCAAACAAGCATGGCAATGCATCAATATAGATTTATTAACATTTACAAGCAGTGAAGCAAAAATTCAAAAATGCTTTGACGATGAAAAATCCGCGCTACTAAAATTTGTGGCTGGTTTACATCATAGCCAACGACTCTATGCCAATATGAGTTGTTTAATGATGTTTGACGATCATGATGTGACTGATGATTGGAACTTAACAGCAAATTGGGAGCAAAATGTCTATCAAGACCCAGTGAGCAGACGTATAGTTGCAAATGGCTTAATTAGTTATTGGATTTTTCAAGGTTGGGGTAATGACGCTGGCAAAAAGTCAGGCTTTTTTAAAGACTTAATGCTTGATTCAAAAATTGAAAAACAGTGGCATTTTGAGAATTTAGATAAAGAAATATTTAACTTTTCATATTGGCATTTTGAAGTCCCGTGTGAACCTAAATTAGTTGTACTAGATACAAGAACGCACAGGTGGCGTAATGAGCATAATTTTGATGAGCCTTCCGGTTTATTAGATTGGGAACAGTTAACGCACTTAGAGCAAAACCTCATAGGAGAAGAGGGGGTGATATTAATGTCTCCGGCTCCTGTTTTTGGTGTTAAATCAATTGAAGCTATTCAATCTCTGTTTAATATATGTGGTCACCCTTTATTAGTAGATGTTGAAAACTGGATGGCTCATGAAGGTGCGGCAAGAAAGCTTATGAATACCTTTAGGCGTGCAGATACACCTGTTGAAACATTAATACTCTCTGGTGACGTTCATTATTCATTTTGTTATTCCGTACAAGCACGATTTAGTCAAAGAGATAACCGAATTTGGCAACTCACAGCCAGTGGTATTAAGAATGAATTTCCTACAAAACTGCTTGCTGTATTAGATACATTAGATACTTGGTTTTATGGCGCTAAAAGCCCATTAAATTTCTTTACCAAACGTTGGCAAATGAAAGTATCAAGACATCCTGTGGCACATAATGATAAAAAACATTTAATGAGTTTATCTGGTATAAGCCTTATAAAATTGGATCAAGGCAAGTTAGCCAGTTATCAGATTTTGCATGGCAATGGTGAAATTACGGACTTTGAGCTGTAA
- a CDS encoding TatD family hydrolase, with the protein MIVDSHCHLDRLDFDKLDLTLAQVLDNARAKDVEHFLCVSVTLAQFPDMLAKIEEFDDVSASCGIHPLDQKDALDKSELLALADHKKVVAIGETGLDYYYSEDSKQVQIDSFIGHIEVARQLDKPLIVHTRDAREDTISLLREHGEGQVKGVLHCFTENWEMAEQALELGLYISISGIVTFKNAVELKEVVKKIPLDRLLIETDSPYLAPVPYRGKTNQPAYVQDLAYYIAELKGVSYDELAKQTTENFYNLFNIKK; encoded by the coding sequence GTGATTGTAGATTCTCATTGCCATTTAGACCGATTAGATTTTGATAAATTAGACTTAACATTAGCGCAAGTACTTGATAATGCCAGAGCGAAAGATGTAGAACATTTTTTGTGTGTATCAGTCACTTTAGCGCAATTTCCTGATATGTTAGCAAAAATAGAAGAGTTTGATGATGTATCAGCATCTTGCGGTATTCATCCGTTAGATCAAAAAGATGCCCTAGATAAATCTGAATTATTAGCTTTAGCTGATCATAAAAAAGTAGTGGCAATTGGTGAGACAGGTTTAGATTATTACTATTCTGAAGACTCAAAACAAGTTCAAATAGACTCTTTTATTGGTCACATCGAAGTTGCCAGACAATTAGATAAACCATTAATTGTTCATACGCGTGACGCCAGAGAAGATACCATTAGCTTATTACGTGAGCACGGCGAAGGTCAGGTAAAGGGGGTTTTACATTGCTTTACTGAGAATTGGGAAATGGCAGAGCAAGCGCTTGAACTTGGTTTATATATTTCGATTTCAGGTATAGTGACATTTAAAAATGCAGTAGAACTCAAAGAAGTTGTGAAAAAAATCCCTCTTGATCGTTTATTAATTGAAACCGACTCTCCTTATTTAGCGCCAGTGCCTTACAGAGGCAAAACAAATCAACCTGCATATGTTCAAGATCTCGCTTATTATATTGCAGAGCTAAAAGGTGTCAGTTACGATGAACTTGCAAAACAAACAACCGAAAACTTTTACAATTTATTTAATATAAAAAAATAA
- a CDS encoding PilZ domain-containing protein translates to MQELLIDFEDLRELYKCYMPFLKNGGLFIRTNMQYEIGESLALRITLPDALEDDVVSGKVAWITGQGSQNSNPPGVGVSFIDDKAHVKDKIEKLVLDMIHSGDRTYTM, encoded by the coding sequence TTGCAAGAGTTATTAATAGATTTTGAAGATTTAAGAGAGTTATATAAGTGCTATATGCCATTTTTAAAAAATGGTGGCTTGTTTATACGTACTAATATGCAATATGAAATAGGCGAGTCTTTAGCGCTTAGGATCACTTTACCAGATGCTTTAGAAGATGATGTTGTTTCCGGTAAAGTTGCTTGGATCACAGGGCAGGGAAGTCAAAACTCTAATCCTCCTGGAGTAGGTGTCAGTTTTATAGATGATAAAGCCCATGTAAAAGATAAAATCGAAAAACTGGTACTTGATATGATACACTCGGGTGACCGAACATATACTATGTAA
- the tmk gene encoding dTMP kinase, with amino-acid sequence MTAKFIVIEGLEGAGKSTAIALCQNYFHQKNVSYIDVREPGGTPLAESLRELVKAEHKETMSAEAELLIMYAARAQLVTNIILPALENNTWVLADRHDLSSQAYQGGGRQIANETLSALSNIVLKNLKPDLTIYLDLDPKIGLARAAKRGELDRIEQEQLSFFQRTRAKYLEIANSDDSIKTVDASQDIESVHKNITAVLDDFFKTEANK; translated from the coding sequence ATGACAGCTAAATTTATTGTGATCGAAGGCCTTGAAGGTGCAGGAAAATCAACTGCAATTGCATTATGTCAAAATTACTTTCATCAAAAAAATGTCTCTTATATAGACGTAAGAGAGCCAGGCGGCACACCATTAGCTGAATCGTTGAGAGAATTAGTAAAAGCGGAACATAAAGAGACAATGAGTGCTGAAGCTGAGCTTCTGATAATGTATGCAGCAAGAGCACAGTTAGTGACTAATATTATTTTACCGGCACTCGAGAACAATACTTGGGTATTAGCTGATAGACATGATTTATCTTCACAAGCTTATCAAGGCGGTGGTAGACAAATTGCTAATGAAACATTAAGTGCGTTATCAAATATTGTTTTAAAAAATTTAAAACCTGACTTAACAATATATCTAGACTTAGATCCTAAGATAGGATTAGCGCGTGCTGCAAAACGTGGTGAACTAGACAGAATAGAACAAGAACAGTTATCTTTCTTTCAAAGAACAAGAGCAAAGTATTTAGAAATTGCAAATAGTGATGATTCAATTAAAACAGTAGATGCAAGTCAAGATATTGAATCAGTTCATAAAAATATTACTGCTGTATTGGATGATTTCTTTAAAACAGAAGCTAATAAATGA